One Ricinus communis isolate WT05 ecotype wild-type chromosome 7, ASM1957865v1, whole genome shotgun sequence genomic region harbors:
- the LOC8284969 gene encoding protein TIC 20-IV, chloroplastic: protein MPAIAVRAATAATTSRHALKPTSLISPAVVAALAAHRYKGVIVDGCTKILACKPSSSNSSTVGFESNSPFLPRLSLSRTSQGYNQPLHASSSKEKKFSHLSAASTSLFGDQNNVLHGIPRLPTRRRSPELPRAYKSDFFRLPFPVLAEKPEWWWRTLACLPYLISLYMSDTGNFIQPFLEHYDYFGLVYFVPGAVSRLPAYFPMVYYYIALLGVVKNKQVPHFFRFHLMMGMLLETALQVVWYTSNFFPLIHFNGTYGMYYWAGVGFAYILILLQCVRCALAGGYAQMPLISDAALVHTMFNIGGFQRPF, encoded by the exons ATGCCCGCCATTGCTGTTAGGGCGGCTACGGCTGCCACCACCTCTCGCCACGCACTTAAACCCACTTCCCTTATCAGTCCCGCCGTCGTCGCTGCCCTTGCTGCTCACCG GTATAAGGGTGTGATTGTGGATGGATGCACCAAGATCTTAGCATGTAAGCCCTCATCAAGCAACAGCTCAACTGTTGGCTTTGAATCTAATTCTCCCTTCTTGCCTCGGTTGTCACTAAGCAGAACTTCACAAGGATATAATCAGCCTCTGCATGCCTCTTCTTCTAAAG AAAAGAAATTCTCACACCTTTCTGCTGCATCAACCTCCCTTTTTGGAGATCAAAATAATGTCTTGCATGGAATCCCAAGGCTACCTACTAGGCGAAGATCCCCAGAGCTTCCTAGAGCATACAAGAGTGATTTTTTCAGGTTGCCCTTCCCAGTATTAGCTGAGAAGCCAGAATGGTGGTGGAGAACATTGGCATGTCTCCCCTATTTGATTTCTCTGTATATGTCAGATACGGGGAATTTTATCCAACCCTTCCTAGAACATTACGACTACTTTGGTTTGGTATATTTCGTCCCTGGAGCTGTCTCAAGATTACCAGCTTATTTCCCTATGGTGTACTACTACATTGCGCTTCTTGGAGTTGTGAAGAACAAACAGGTTCCCCACTTCTTTAGGTTCCATCTCATGATGGGGATGTTGTTGGAAACAGCGCTGCAGGTGGTATGGTACACAAGCAACTTTTTTCCTCTCATTCACTTCAATGGTACGTACGGGATGTATTATTGGGCAGGCGTGGGATTTGCATACATTTTGATTCTATTGCAGTGTGTACGGTGTGCTCTTGCTGGCGGGTATGCTCAAATGCCTTTAATTAGCGATGCTGCCTTAGTTCATACCATGTTTAATATAGGAGGTTTCCAACGGCCTTTCTAG